The genomic stretch CGCCTGGCGCTGGTCTTGGGCATGAACCTGCGAAAGATCGCGTCGATTGTTGACGCCAACGGTCAACGCTCTTCGTTTTGACGACCTCTATATGGTACCAAAGGCGTATAAAGTCCACAATTAATTGACATTTTTACTTATTTTTCAAGTACAACTGACGAATTACAATTCCAAACCGATAATATAAACATAATCAAGGCGACCCGACATTGATATCGGTCAAGCCAGACCGTATCAGCAACGAAAGTCAGCGCTTTCCGGGCATTCCAACTGTGCGTTTTCGCTTACAATAAACCCTGGCGCGCGGTCCCCGCGCCCCCGCCAACACGGCGCCGCAGAAAAGCCCCGAGGCCCGAAGACCTGCGGAGGGACCGCGCAACCGGTATTCAGGGCCATTGTCCGCGAAAGCGCCTTGTCTGCAACCGAATCATCGCCGCGCCGGGCTTAACTGTGCCGGCCCCCGGACGCCGGACGGCCCGGCTCGATGTTCGTGCGCCTTCACTCACGCAGATGGGTGCGCCCGAGCGAGAGCCGGAATTGCCGGTCCTGCGCTCCTTTCTCCGTCCCCAGTGCCAGAGAAAGCCGGCGGCGCCAGGCTGCCCAAAAACGGGATGGCGCGGACTTTTTCCGGGATTATTGCCGCCGCGGGCCGAAAGACCTGGCGTCCTTGCGCAGCGGAGCGCCGTTTGCGGGGCGATCCGGCTTGCTCCGGGGGTGTTCCTCATGTCTAGTGTCGAGCGCCGCAGTGTGGGTCGACGAGGCCCGCGCGGTCAAACAAGAAACGCAGGCGTCGGAACATGCCCATGAATGACAAACCCCGAGAACCGAACCCGGAAGACGCCGAGCCCTCCGTCAATAGCGCCTCCGAAAGCGCCCTTCCCGCATCCGACGCGCCGGGCGCCGCGCCGAGGCCGCCGGCGGAAATCCAATCTCAGGTGACGTGTTCGCGCGGCTTTGGCCAGTGGCTGTCGCTCCACAACTGCGCGCTCGCCTTCACCTCATACCAGACCGGCCAGCTCTTCCTGGTCGGCGTGCTGCCCGATGGCTCGCTGTCGCTGCACCAGCGCAATTTCATCCGCGCCATGGGGCTGATCGGCGACAGTCAGCGCCTGCTGCTGGCGGGTCTCGCCCAGATCTGGCGGTTCGAGAACGTGCTCGGCCCGCACGAGCGTGCCAACGAGGCCTTCGACAGGCTCTACGTGCCGCGCCGCGGACAGACCGTCGCCGATCTCGATGTCCATGAGCTCGGCATTGATGCCGCCGGCAGGCTGCTGTTCGTCAATACCAAATATTCCTGCCTGGCGACCGACAGCGTCGTGCATTCCTTCAAGCCGGTCTGGCGGCCGCCCTTCATCTCCCGACTGGCGCCTGAGGACCGCTGCCATCTCAACGGCCTTGCCATGGAAAACGGCGTGCCGCGCTTCGTCACCTCGGTTTCCACCACCGATATCGTCGACGGCTGGCGCAACGAGCGCCGCGACGGCGGCGTCGTCGTCAATGTCGAGACCGACGAGATCGTCACCGAGGGCGTGTCGATGCCGCATTCGCCGCGCCTCTACAAGAATGCGCTCTGGTTCCTCGATTCCGGCAATGGATACCTCACTCGCCTCGACCTTCAGAGCCGGACGCGCGAACGCGTCGCCTTCTGCCCCGGTTTCCTGCGCGGCCTCTCCTTCCATGACGGCCATGCCATCGTCGGCCTGTCGCTCGCCCGCCGCGAAGGCGTGTTTTCCGGCCTAAACCTTCAGGACGAGCTGGAAAAACGCCGCGCCGAAGCCTGGTGCGGACTGCAGATCGTCAACACGGAAAACGGCGATATCGTCGAATGGCTGAGGATCGAGGGTGGCATCAAGGAGCTCTTCGACGTCCGCGTCCTGCCGGGCGTCACCTGTCCGATGGCGCTGCCGACCTTCGGACCCGAACTTGCAAGCTTCATCACCATCGAGGCCCCGGACCGGCCGCTGTCGGACCGCGGCTGGCACCCGGCAACGTGAGGAAACCCTATGCCGCAGCCTGAATTCTCGCCCTGCCTCGAATGGCTGTTCGCCGAGCCCGGCGACAGCTTCACGTCGCGCATCGAACGCGCTGCGGCCGCCGGCTTTACGGCCTTCGAGTTCTGGCTCTGGTCGAACAAGGATGTCGAAGCCATCGCCCGCGCGGCAAAGGCCTGCGACATGGCGGTTGCGGGCCTCGTCGCCGAACCGCTGATCGCAATCACCGATCCGGTCAACAGGACCGAATGGCTTGACGGCCTGAAGCGTTCGGTCGAGGTCGCCAACCGGCTGGAAGCCCCGGTTCTGATCGCACAGACCGGCAATGACCTGCCGCAAATCCCAAGGAGAGACCAGAAGGCCGCGCTGATCGAGACCTTCTCGGACGCCGCCGACGTCCTGATCGGCAGCGGCGTCCGGCTCGGGATCGAGCCGCTGAACACGATCGTCGACCACCCCGGCTATTTCCTTCATTCCACGGCCGAGGGTTTCGAGATCGTCGAGGCGGTCAACCGCGACGAGATCGGCCTTCTCTACGACCTTTACCATGCCGCCGTCATGGAGGAGCCGATCGAGACGGTTCTCGCTGGCAATCTCGACAAGGTCGTGCATGTCCATGTGGCCGACCATCCCGGACGCAACGAGCCGGGATCGGGCGGGATCGACCTCGCCGACCGGCTCGCACAGCTGATCGAAGCCGGCTACAGGGGACGCATCGGACTGGAATACAAGCCTCTCGCGCCGGGAAGCGATGCTGTCATCGGCGTGCGCGACAGGCTTTCGCAAGCAGTGGAAGGCCGCCGTTAGAGCGCCGTGCGTCCATTCGGACGCACAAAGGACGCTCTAACCTATTTTGTCTACGCATCGTGCTTTCAACCGTGCCCTTCGGTCCTGCCCGGCCGCGGCAGGCGGCTCCTGCTTGCGCACGGCCAAAGCCCGGACTATTTGACGGGTATGACTTTACAGAACCCAAGCGGACCGACTGCCCGATGAACCTCGTTGCCGATTTCGACCTGACGCGCGAAAACACGCTGGGGCTCAAGTCCGCCGCCAGGCTTGCCGCCCGCATCACGCAGGCGGAAGCGCTTGCCGCCCTGCTTGACGAGGCTGATCGCCGCGGCATTAATTTTACGGTCCTCGGCGGCGGCAGCAATGTGGTGCTGAGCGAAACCGTGGAGGCGCTGGTCGGACTGATGCGGATTGCGGGACGCAGGCTCTCGGGCCAGACCGCGACGCACAATCTGGTTACGGCAGGCGCCGGCGAGAACTGGCACGACTTCGTCGCCTGGACCGTCGGGCGCGGCATGCCGGGGCTCGAAAACCTCGCCGGCATTCCCGGCACGGTCGGCGCCGCGCCGGTGCAGAATATCGGCGCCTATGGCGTCCAGCTCTCCGATGTCTTTTTCGAACTGACCGCCTTCGACACGAAAACGCGCGCAATCGAGACCTTCAAGGCCGCAGAATGCGGCTTCGGCTATCGCCAGAGCCGGTTCAAGATCGAGCCGGGCCGGCATGTCATCCTCTCGGTCACGCTGGCCCTGCCCCGCGACTGGTCGCCGACCAAAGCCTATGCGGGACTGGAAGGCTTCCCCGACGACGCTGCGCCGGCGGAAGTCATGGCAAGCGTGCTCGCCCTGAGGCAATCGAAACTTCCCGACTGGCGCAGCCTTGGCAACGCCGGCTCGTTCTTTCACAATCCGGTGGTCAGCACCGAGGAAGCCGAACGCCTTGCGGGCGCCCCGCGCTACCCCCAGCCCGACGGCCGCGTGAAGCTCTCCGCCGGCTGGCTGATCGAGCAATGCGGGCTGAAGGGAGAGCGCCTCGGCCCGGTCGGAACCTATGACGGTCACGCGCTGGTTCTGGTCAATCACGGCGGCGCGACGCGCCGGGATGTTGCCCGGTTCGCCGCGCTCGTCCGCGAAAGGGTAAAGGCGCGCTTCGGCGTCGACCTCGTTCAGGAACCCATCGAAATCTAGGAAGCGAGCCCGGTCAGGGCGATTTTTTCCTGGCTGATCGGTTTATCGACATAAACTCACAAGCTGTTGATTATTATAGTTTTATACTCTCCATTTCGGAGTGTATTTGCGCCTGCCCCGGCCCACATGCGGATCCGAAATGCGCGACGGGTCGTTTAAGGGACAAGAACATCCTAGTATCGTGGTTCGGGTCACGGGAGACGACGAGCGCCGGCAGGAACCGCCGCCAGACTACGGAGGTCACGCAACAGATGGCCGATCGAGCGACAGAGACGGATATCGACCGGCTGTCGGCCTATGAAAGGCTGAGACGGCTCGACACGGCTCCGGCCGCAGAACTGGATGCGCTGACAGAGGCCGCGGCCCTGGTCTGCGGCACGCCGATCTCGCTCATCACCCTCCTCAACGAGGACACACAATGGTTCAAGGCGAATTACGGCCTTGAGAACGTGAGCGAGACGGATCGCAGCATCTCCTTCTGCTCCCACGCCCTTCAGGGCGAAGAGCTGATGGAGGTGGAGGACGCCACCCGGGACCGGCGGTTTTCGGACAACCCGCTGGTGACCGACGGCCTCAGGATCCGCTTTTACGCCGGCGTTCCGCTTCAGCTTTCCGATGGCGAGAGGGTCGGCACGCTCTGCGTGGTCGACCAGAAGCCGAAGACGCTCAGCGCGCATCAGAAGGAGATTCTGGGTCATCTTGCCCGGGCGGCGGCAAAGGCGCTGGAGGCCCGGCTGATCGCCCTTCACGAGCGCGAACTGCTGGCCGTCGAGGCCGAGGCGCGCTCCATCCTTGAAAACAGTCCCGACGCGATCCTGACGATGGACATCGCTGGCACGATCCGCCAATGGAACGCGGCGGCCGAGCGCCTGTTCGGCTACAGCGCCGATGCGGCGATCGGTAGACCGCTTTCGCTGATCGTCGCGCCGGAACATCTTGAAGCGCAGACGGATCTCGCGGCTCGGCTCGCAGACGGCGCGGCGACTCGGAATCTGAGAACCGAGCGGCTTCACCGTACCGGCCGCCGGGTCCCCGTCTCCGTATCGCTCGGGCCTGTGATCTCCGAAGACGGCGCCTTGACCGGGGCCACAGAAATCATCCGCGACATCAGCGAGGTCGTTAAAACCCAGCGTGAGCTGGAAGCCGCCGAAAGACGGATCGAACGGCTTTATCGCGCCACGCCGGCCATGCTGCACTCGACCGACCCGACGGGGACGATCCTGAGCGTGAGCGACCGCTGGCTCGACGTGATGAAGTATAACCGGGAGGAAGTGATCGGCCGCAAGCTCGCCGAATTCCTGACGCCGGAATCGGCACTGATCTCGCGCACCGAGGTCCTGCCCGCCTTCCTGTTCGACGGGCATTGCGAGAATGTGCGTTATCAGATGGTTACGCGCGCGGGCCAGGTGCTCGACGTCCTGCTCTCCGCCATTCTTGAACGCGACAGCGCGGGCAATCCGTTGCGCATCATTTCCACGATCGAGGATGTGACCCAGCGCCGGAAGGCCGAGAATGCGCTGATCGAGGAGCGCAGGCGTCTGCAGCAGATCATCGAGGCGACGCGTTCCGGCACGTGGGAGTGGAACGTCCAGACGGGCGAGCTCCGTCTCAATCACCTCTGGGCCGACATCATCGGCTACGAACGGGACGAGCTCGAACCGATCGATATGGCGACCTGGGTGAGCCGGATCCATCCGGACGACCGCGCTGCGCATGAACTGGAGCTCTCCCGGCATTTGCACGGGGAGGCCGAGGTCTATGACTGCGAGGCGCGCCTTCACCACAAATCCGGCGATTGGGTCTGGGCCGTCGCGCGCGGCCGCGTCCTGACGTGGACGGAAGGCGGCATGCCGGAATGGATGTTCGGCACGCTGAGCGACATAACGCGCCAGAAACATGAGGAACAGGAACTGCGCCAGAGCCGCGAATTCCTCGAGCGCACCGGCAATCTCGCCGGCGTCGGCGGCTGGGAAGTCGATCTTGTCGAGGAGAAGGTCTACTGGTCGGAGGAAACCTGCCGCATCCATGGCGTCGATGTCGGCTTCGAGCCAACGCTCGAGACAGTCGCCGCCTTCTTCGACCCCGAATACCGCGAGAGCTTTGAGGCATCGCTGCTCGAAAGCATCGAGAACGGCGGAAGCTGGGACATGGAGCTGCCGATGACGCGCGGCGACGGCCGGCGCATCTGGCTGCGGATCAACGGATCGGCGCAGATCGAGGACGGCCGACCGGTGCGCCTTCTCGGCGCCTCTCAGGACGTGACCCATCAGGTGCTCCAGCGCCTCGAGCTCGAGCGGGTCAACGAGCGCATGGCGGCGGCTACCGAAAACGGCCGGATAGGGGTCTGGGACGCAAATTTGGTGACCGGCAAAACCTACTATTCGAATATCTGGTGCGCCCTGATCGGCTATCGACCGGACGAGATATCCGACAGCGGCGCGGCATGGCTGAAATTCATCCATCCCGACGACGTCGAGCGCGCGCGAACGGCCGATGTCGCCCACATCCGCGGCGATGCGCCCTATTTCGAGGAAGAGTTTCGCATGCGCCACAAGGACGGGCGCTGGATCTGGATCATGGACCGCGGCCGCGTGGTCGAGCGCGGCGAGGACGGCGCGCCGAAGCGGATGATCGGAACCCACACCGACATCACCGCCCGCAAGCGCGCCGAAGAAGAGCGGCTGTTGATGAGCGAGCGGATGACGATCGCCACGGACAGCGGCGGGATCGGCATCTGGGAAATGGAGATCGACCGTCGGGTCGCCCATTGGGACGCCTGGATGTACCGGCTCTATGGCCTCGACATTTCCGGCGGGGACGATGTCGGCGACGTCTGGAAGCGCGCCGTGCATCCCGAAGACCGCGAGCGTGTGGAAAGAGCCGTTTTCCGGACCGTCGAAACCGGGGAACATCTCGATGAGGAATACCGCATCATCCTGCCCGACGGCGCGTACCGCCACCTTCACATCGCCGCCAATCTGGTGCGCGACAAGACGGGAAAGCCGAGCCGCGTCATCGGCGCCGCTTGGGATGTCACCGCCAGACGGCAGATGACGCTCGATCTCGCCGAGCAGCACGAACTGATGCGGGTGACGCTCAATTCGATCGGCGACGCGGTGATCACCACCGATGCGGCGGGAAGAATAAGATGGCTCAACCCCGTGGCCGAGCGGATGACCGGCTGGAGCGTCGACGAGGCGGCGGGAGAGCCGTCCGATCGCGTTTTCTCGATCCTCAACGAGGAAACGCGCGAGACCGCGCCGGATCCGATCGCCGCCTGCCTCGCCCATGGACAGGTCGTGGGGCTGGCGGAGAATACGCTTCTCGTCGGCCGGCGCGGACTTGAATACAGCATCGAGGATTCGGCCGCGCCGATCCGCAGTTCCGAGGGCGAGATCCTCGGCGCGGTGCTTGTGTTCCACGATGTCAGCGAACAAAGACGGCTCTCGCGCGAGATGACCTATCGCGCCAGCCACGATCCGCTGACCGGCCTGCTCAACCGCTCGGAGTTCGATCGCCGGCTGCAGCGGGTATTCGAGACGGCCCAGGAAGCCGACACATCCAGTGTTCTTCTCTATATCGACCTTGACCAGTTCAAGATCGTCAACGATACCTGCGGCCACACGGTCGGCGACACGCTTCTGAAACGCGTGACCCAGTTGATGCAGGAGTGCCTGCGCAAGCGCGACACGCTGGCCCGTCTCGGCGGCGACGAGTTTGCCGTGCTGCTTGAGCATTGCAGCCCGGAGGACGGACAACGCATCGCCCAGACGATCTGCGATCGGATGGGCGCGTTCCGCTTCGTCCACGACGACAAGCATTTCAGGGTTGGCGCCAGTATCGGCCTTGTTCCGGTCGACAGCCGTTCAACCAGCGTCTCGGCGGTGCTGCAGGCGGCCGATACCTCCTGTTATGTCGCCAAGGAAAACGGCCGCAACCGGGTTCACGTTTGGGCGGAGAGCGACGAGACGCTCAGGCTGCGCTCCGGCGAGACGCGCTGGGCCGCCCGCATCGAACGGGCACTGCAGGAGGAAGCCTTCGTGCTCTACGCCCAGTCGATTGCGCCGATGAGCGGCGAGCCCGCCGTTCGCCACATCGAGTTGCTGCTCCGTCTGGTCGATGACGATGGAGAGGTCATTCTTCCCGGCGCTTTTCTGCCGGCTGCCGAACGTTTCAACCTCATCTCCCACATCGATCGCTGGGTGCTCGGCAAGGCGCTGGAGCAGATCGACGCGTCGGGCCTTGCCGGCGGCGCGGCGCGGCTATGCGTCAACCTCTCCGGCCAGTCGCTCGGCGACCGCGCCTTCCACAAGGAGGCGCTCGACCTTCTCGACGCGGCCGGAGGTCCCATCTGCCACAGCCTGTGCATCGAAATCACCGAGACCGCCGTCATCACCAACATGGAGGAGGCCGCCTCCTTCATCGAAGATTTGCGTCGCCGGGGCATATCGGTGGCGCTCGACGACTTCGGCGCGGGCTCGTCCTCCTTCGGCTATCTCAAGCATTTCGCGCTCGACTATCTGAAGATCGACGGCCAGTTCATCCGCGAGCTCTTGAGCGATCCGCTGAACGAGGCGACGATCAAATGCTTCGTCGAGGTCGCCCGCGTGCTGGGGCTCGAGACGATTGCCGAATATGTCGGCGACGAGCCGACCTGCGCCAGATTGAGGGATTACGGCGTCGATTTCGCCCAGGGCTTTTTTATCCACGAGCCCGAGCCGCTCGCTGATCTCCTTCGAAGTCTGGAACTCTCGCCGAAGGACGCATCCGGCTGACCGCCTGTTGTCAGGTCAGCCGAGGCGCGCTCACGCCGTCACCATTCCTTCGGCGGCAGGTCGATGCCGTTTTCGGCGAGGAATTCCGCGATGTGAACGGTTTGCCCCGTCTCGATCGACCGGTTGGCGGCAATGCCCGTCAGGATCGACCAGGCGCCGTCGATATGGGACGAGGAGCGGCCGTAGGGGTCCTCGCCGGCATCGGGGTCGAAAAGATAGCCGAGCATCACAGGATCGGCGCCGCCGTGATCGCCCTCGCCTTCCCAGACCTCGAGTTCCCGGGGCTGTTCGCCCGCCAGATGCAGCGTGGTCGTCATCGTTTCCGAGCCGGCCGCCTTCTCCCGCTTGCCGCCGAAAACGCCATGAACCTCGACATGGCGGTGGGACAACTCGCCCTTTGTGCCGTAGAACTTCACCTCCAGCCCTTCCCAGGGCGAATAGGCGCAGAGCGTGTAGTTGAGGCTTGCGCCCGTGCCATAGACCGCCTGCACCTGCATCGTATCCTCGATGGTGATGTCGTCGTCGAAGACGCAGCGGTCGCGCAGATAGCCGTCCTCGTCCTCGGCATCGAGATAGAGCGTCTTCAGCGCCTGATCGGCTTCAAGGTCCAGCCGGAAGTCGCAGCTTCCGGCGCTTGGACAGGTGTGGCAGCGCGGACCGCGCGGATTGAGCCCGAGCGCATCGGCGGTTTCCGCCCGGTAGAAGGAGCGCGTGCCATGAGCGGCGACGGAGACCGGCGAGGAGCCGAGCCACCAGTTGACGAGATCGAAATGGTGCGTCGACTTGTGCACCAGCAGGCCTCCGGACTGATCCTTGTAGCGATGCCAGCGGCGGAAATAATCGGCGCCATGGACGCGGTCGAGATACCAGCGGAAGCTGACGGCGGTGACATCCCCGATCGCGCCGGACATCAGGATGTCCTTCAGCTGCGTGCGGGCCGGCGTGTAGCGGTAGTTGAAGGTCACCGTCACCTTGCGGCCGGTTTCCTTCTGTGCGTCGAGGATCGACTTCAGCTTGTCAAGGTCGATCGTCATCGGCTTTTCGGTCATGACGTCGCTGCCCGCCCGCATCGCCTCGACGATATAGTCATGGTGCAGGTAGTCGGGCACGGTGACGATCACCGTATCCGGCTTCTGCTCGCTCAGCATCTGCGGAAAATCCTCCGCCCGATAGGTGGCGACGCCATTGCCTTCGGCCGGCACGGCGCCGGCCGAGAGCGCAAGCCGCTTTTCGTTGATGTCGCAAAGCCCGACCAGCGCGTTGCGATCGGCATAGGTTTCGGCGACGGCGCCGCGAAACATCTTGTGCCGCGATCCGGTTCCGACAATGGCGTATTTCATGATCCTGCCCTTCTGCCCGGCCGGCAACCGCGCCGGCCCTCGCGCATTTCGCAGTCAGATGGAAACATCTGACGCTAAGCGAAAATGCGTCAAAACAAATAGATAGAGCGGTTGCGCGTTTCCACGAAAGGCGGAACCGCTCTAGCGCATCGGCCCGAAAACCGGAGTCGATTTTCGGAAAGCGCGATGCGCAGATTCAATAGGCTAGAGCGTCCTTTGTGTCCGAATGGACGCACGGCGCTCCAGTGCTCCCGCCGCAGCCGCATTGCCATGCGCTGCGACATCCCAAACGTTTTCAGCACGCATACACCTCCCGATCGCACCGCTTACCGGCGCCGGGTCCTGTTTCTCAGCCGGGCCGGAACACCAGCGGATCAGGGAGAATCGAGAGGCGACAATGCCGAGAATTCAACTCTGCCAGACTAGCAGATCAGAATCAATCGTACCCGATCAGCCTTTGTCAGCGCGACGCGTTATCGGCGTCCGGACCGCCATTTCACGCAGTCCGAAATTCAGCGAAAAAAGTATGGAACAATCGCGGCCCCGGCTGGTTGGCCCATGAGCAGCCGCTATGCCGAGCCGGATATCTGCCGCCGGCGAGCGATCGGGAGGCGCTTCTCCGGTTCTTCGGCCCGCGGCCTGCAAGTCACGACCAATCTCGCAACTGGAGTGAAAAATCATGAAACGACTGTTCTTCGTTGTCGCACTCGGCGCATTGACCGCATGCTCGGCCACCGAGAAGGGGGCAACAGTCGGCGGACTGTCCGGCGCGGCCGTCGGCACCGCCGTATCGGGCGATGTCGGCGGCGCGGCGCTCGGCGGCGCAGTCGGTGCTGCCGCCGGCGCACTGATCGGCCGCGCCAATGAACCGGGCCGCTGCTATTACCGCGATGCCAATGGCGAACGCTACGTGGCCGCCTGCCCGAAATGACCGGAGCGCAGAAAGGCCGGTTTCATTTCCGGCCTTTCCTCCTGCCGGTCGCGCCGGCGTCAAAAAAAGCCGCCCCGCGGAGGCGGCTTTTCTTGTTCGAAGCCGAGGAACGATGTTCGGCTATTCGTCAAAGTCCGGCGGGACATGGCTGTCGACGCCGATCAGGACGACCTCGTTCTCGACATCGCGCACGCCCTTGACCGAAAGCACCAGGGTCTCGAGTCTCAGTCGCTCGGGCTCGGTCTCCACTTCGCCGCTCAGCATCGCCACCCCGTCGCGGACCGTCACGGTGATCAGGTCGGCATTGAAACGATCATCTTCATCGATCAGCCGGGTGATGACGTCCGAGAGACCGTCATCGTCGACCGTCGTGTCCTCCGGCTCTGGCGCAAGACGCTGGGCGGTGTGGACGGCGGTATCCTCGGAGACTTGCGCGCCCGGCGTTTCGCGCCGGTCCAGATTGGCGGGATTGGCGCCATAGGGCGCATTGCGCGCGCCATGCCTGTTTTCCTCATCCGAATACGGCCATCCGTCATCGAGATTGCGGTCCTCGTAGTCGCGATAATCCTCCTCGCGCGGCGTTTCATGCGGCTTCATCTTCGAACCAGCCATGGTGTTTCTCCTTTCAGGTGTGCGTGCAGAAGAAACGGCTGGAAGCGGCAAATGTTCTCCCTTTCTTGAGGAAGAAAGTCGATCGCGTTCCAGGAAACGGCGGAACAAGCCGGGCCCGGAGCGTTTTTTGACAGAAGCAGACCAACAAAACGGGCGCCGCGCGGCGCCGAATTAGCAAAGGAGATGAAACATGCCCGAATGGCTTCATCTGCTCGCCGTCGTATCTCTTCTCGCCGGCCTTGCGTCCGCGATCATCATCGCCGTCGACGTTTTCGCAAATCCGCAGCATATGTGGATCATGAATGTGGTCTGGCCCCTTGTCGCGCTTTTCGGCTCGCTTGCCGCGCTCTGGGCCTATTTCCGCTATGGCCGGCTCGCCACCCGCGCAGCCCATCACCACGCCATGGAACACGACGAGACGCCGCCGAACATGACAGAGACGCCTTTTTCGGTGATGGTCGGCAAGGGTGCTGCCCATTGCGGCTCGGGTTGCGCGCTCGGCGACCTGATCGCCGAATGGCTTGCCTTCCTGGTTCCCTCTGTCGCCGTCTGGTTCGGCTGGCAGACGATCTTCGCCGAGAAGATGTTTGCCGTGTGGGTCCTCGACTATATCTTCGCCTTCTCCTTCGGCGTCATCTTTCAGTATTTCACCATCAAGCCCATGCGCGGCCTGACGCCGGCTCAGGGCCTCATTCAGGCGGCCAAGGCCGATTTCCTGTCGCTGACCTCCTGGCAGTTGGGCATGTACGGCTTCATGGCCTTTGCCCAGTTCTACCTCTTCCGCCACCTCCTCGGCGTGAAACTGGAGGTGCCGACGGTCGAATTCTGGTTCATGATGCAGATCGCCATGTGGGCCGGCTTCGCAACCGCCTATCCCGTCAACTGGTGGCTCGTTTCAAGAGGCATCAAGGAGAAAATGTAGGGCTCAGCAGCCGCCGATGGTGGAGCGCACGATCGTGTTCAGCGCCGTATCGGTCGCCTGATCCACCACGCCGGTCGGGGCAAAGCCGTATTGCGTCTGGAAGGCGATCACGGCGTCCCTCGTCCTTTCGTCAAAGACCGGGTCCGGATAGGCGAGAAAGAGGCCAAGC from Martelella sp. AD-3 encodes the following:
- a CDS encoding TIGR03032 family protein; the encoded protein is MNDKPREPNPEDAEPSVNSASESALPASDAPGAAPRPPAEIQSQVTCSRGFGQWLSLHNCALAFTSYQTGQLFLVGVLPDGSLSLHQRNFIRAMGLIGDSQRLLLAGLAQIWRFENVLGPHERANEAFDRLYVPRRGQTVADLDVHELGIDAAGRLLFVNTKYSCLATDSVVHSFKPVWRPPFISRLAPEDRCHLNGLAMENGVPRFVTSVSTTDIVDGWRNERRDGGVVVNVETDEIVTEGVSMPHSPRLYKNALWFLDSGNGYLTRLDLQSRTRERVAFCPGFLRGLSFHDGHAIVGLSLARREGVFSGLNLQDELEKRRAEAWCGLQIVNTENGDIVEWLRIEGGIKELFDVRVLPGVTCPMALPTFGPELASFITIEAPDRPLSDRGWHPAT
- a CDS encoding Gfo/Idh/MocA family protein, with translation MKYAIVGTGSRHKMFRGAVAETYADRNALVGLCDINEKRLALSAGAVPAEGNGVATYRAEDFPQMLSEQKPDTVIVTVPDYLHHDYIVEAMRAGSDVMTEKPMTIDLDKLKSILDAQKETGRKVTVTFNYRYTPARTQLKDILMSGAIGDVTAVSFRWYLDRVHGADYFRRWHRYKDQSGGLLVHKSTHHFDLVNWWLGSSPVSVAAHGTRSFYRAETADALGLNPRGPRCHTCPSAGSCDFRLDLEADQALKTLYLDAEDEDGYLRDRCVFDDDITIEDTMQVQAVYGTGASLNYTLCAYSPWEGLEVKFYGTKGELSHRHVEVHGVFGGKREKAAGSETMTTTLHLAGEQPRELEVWEGEGDHGGADPVMLGYLFDPDAGEDPYGRSSSHIDGAWSILTGIAANRSIETGQTVHIAEFLAENGIDLPPKEW
- a CDS encoding TIM barrel protein: MPQPEFSPCLEWLFAEPGDSFTSRIERAAAAGFTAFEFWLWSNKDVEAIARAAKACDMAVAGLVAEPLIAITDPVNRTEWLDGLKRSVEVANRLEAPVLIAQTGNDLPQIPRRDQKAALIETFSDAADVLIGSGVRLGIEPLNTIVDHPGYFLHSTAEGFEIVEAVNRDEIGLLYDLYHAAVMEEPIETVLAGNLDKVVHVHVADHPGRNEPGSGGIDLADRLAQLIEAGYRGRIGLEYKPLAPGSDAVIGVRDRLSQAVEGRR
- a CDS encoding PAS domain S-box protein, with protein sequence MADRATETDIDRLSAYERLRRLDTAPAAELDALTEAAALVCGTPISLITLLNEDTQWFKANYGLENVSETDRSISFCSHALQGEELMEVEDATRDRRFSDNPLVTDGLRIRFYAGVPLQLSDGERVGTLCVVDQKPKTLSAHQKEILGHLARAAAKALEARLIALHERELLAVEAEARSILENSPDAILTMDIAGTIRQWNAAAERLFGYSADAAIGRPLSLIVAPEHLEAQTDLAARLADGAATRNLRTERLHRTGRRVPVSVSLGPVISEDGALTGATEIIRDISEVVKTQRELEAAERRIERLYRATPAMLHSTDPTGTILSVSDRWLDVMKYNREEVIGRKLAEFLTPESALISRTEVLPAFLFDGHCENVRYQMVTRAGQVLDVLLSAILERDSAGNPLRIISTIEDVTQRRKAENALIEERRRLQQIIEATRSGTWEWNVQTGELRLNHLWADIIGYERDELEPIDMATWVSRIHPDDRAAHELELSRHLHGEAEVYDCEARLHHKSGDWVWAVARGRVLTWTEGGMPEWMFGTLSDITRQKHEEQELRQSREFLERTGNLAGVGGWEVDLVEEKVYWSEETCRIHGVDVGFEPTLETVAAFFDPEYRESFEASLLESIENGGSWDMELPMTRGDGRRIWLRINGSAQIEDGRPVRLLGASQDVTHQVLQRLELERVNERMAAATENGRIGVWDANLVTGKTYYSNIWCALIGYRPDEISDSGAAWLKFIHPDDVERARTADVAHIRGDAPYFEEEFRMRHKDGRWIWIMDRGRVVERGEDGAPKRMIGTHTDITARKRAEEERLLMSERMTIATDSGGIGIWEMEIDRRVAHWDAWMYRLYGLDISGGDDVGDVWKRAVHPEDRERVERAVFRTVETGEHLDEEYRIILPDGAYRHLHIAANLVRDKTGKPSRVIGAAWDVTARRQMTLDLAEQHELMRVTLNSIGDAVITTDAAGRIRWLNPVAERMTGWSVDEAAGEPSDRVFSILNEETRETAPDPIAACLAHGQVVGLAENTLLVGRRGLEYSIEDSAAPIRSSEGEILGAVLVFHDVSEQRRLSREMTYRASHDPLTGLLNRSEFDRRLQRVFETAQEADTSSVLLYIDLDQFKIVNDTCGHTVGDTLLKRVTQLMQECLRKRDTLARLGGDEFAVLLEHCSPEDGQRIAQTICDRMGAFRFVHDDKHFRVGASIGLVPVDSRSTSVSAVLQAADTSCYVAKENGRNRVHVWAESDETLRLRSGETRWAARIERALQEEAFVLYAQSIAPMSGEPAVRHIELLLRLVDDDGEVILPGAFLPAAERFNLISHIDRWVLGKALEQIDASGLAGGAARLCVNLSGQSLGDRAFHKEALDLLDAAGGPICHSLCIEITETAVITNMEEAASFIEDLRRRGISVALDDFGAGSSSFGYLKHFALDYLKIDGQFIRELLSDPLNEATIKCFVEVARVLGLETIAEYVGDEPTCARLRDYGVDFAQGFFIHEPEPLADLLRSLELSPKDASG
- a CDS encoding glycine zipper domain-containing protein — protein: MKRLFFVVALGALTACSATEKGATVGGLSGAAVGTAVSGDVGGAALGGAVGAAAGALIGRANEPGRCYYRDANGERYVAACPK
- the murB gene encoding UDP-N-acetylmuramate dehydrogenase; amino-acid sequence: MNLVADFDLTRENTLGLKSAARLAARITQAEALAALLDEADRRGINFTVLGGGSNVVLSETVEALVGLMRIAGRRLSGQTATHNLVTAGAGENWHDFVAWTVGRGMPGLENLAGIPGTVGAAPVQNIGAYGVQLSDVFFELTAFDTKTRAIETFKAAECGFGYRQSRFKIEPGRHVILSVTLALPRDWSPTKAYAGLEGFPDDAAPAEVMASVLALRQSKLPDWRSLGNAGSFFHNPVVSTEEAERLAGAPRYPQPDGRVKLSAGWLIEQCGLKGERLGPVGTYDGHALVLVNHGGATRRDVARFAALVRERVKARFGVDLVQEPIEI